In the Scyliorhinus torazame isolate Kashiwa2021f chromosome 22, sScyTor2.1, whole genome shotgun sequence genome, one interval contains:
- the LOC140399231 gene encoding volume-regulated anion channel subunit LRRC8D isoform X1: MFTFEEFSSVSKAPPSFRIFKPWWDTFMDYLAITMLMIAVFGGTTQIYKDKTVCLPIMDPVSRRYSGTGANSTINSRAGTNSTMTNTTAAHNISVRPVGSLPPDFTRLTHVDAVYAVTEGKANLDIQQYRFVNRSCYFHAVPWFPKYFSYFILLHTVALMICSNFWFRYPKTSSKMEHLIFILEKCFESPWTSDVLSLAVTEQSSSDNVRVQDRRKSAPATLKAVSPGIRDSSKAGVQPNPVIQRQNELLDKKDWERAKALFEKVKKFKLHVEQEDSIYKLYLGQLLLKTLQCIIVLCYFAAFVEVVTFDIICRPGIESVVGYRVFICTFSIALLLRRLLLLYLCLVGIYALLCFRTVIWIIRTPLKQYSFEKRESQLSDIPNVKNDFAFLLHLIDQYDPLYCKHFSTFLSETSEKKLKLLSLNSDWTPGKVRQQLIRGSQEQLELHLFMLTGVPEAVYDVTEIQSLTMELCKGISVSTKVTQLVHLEELTIVNCIVTIKPAALFFLSNQLHSLSVTFSNHEEVPEWIGKLTKLRSLYLTGNVNADDKRLELEFLKELRYLKVFQINSNLLKIPFNVLYVAPHLVELSILNNKNKLEMLHNLGSLVNLSRLTLQNCDLEIIPNGIFRLSNLQELNLQDNELATVDEIENLQRLRKLSSLNLSFNKIKSIPDSFSVISNLEHFNVSNNMIETLPNSMFNMPKLLHLELNSNLLIAIPPSIKYLKNLKYLDLSSNKLEHLPDELFQCKKLKTLKLNNNLLTSISGKIQQCSQLLRLELKGNPLDDLPVEITQCSKLKQNGLILDEYLFEALPMQIKIGMSANPEPPAEIRLIIPSNMPHPDLEHLV, from the coding sequence ATGTTTACCTTCGAGGAATTTTCTTCGGTGAGTAAAGCTCCTCCCTCCTTCCGGATCTTCAAACCCTGGTGGGACACCTTCATGGATTATTTGGCCATAACAATGTTGATGATCGCTGTGTTTGGAGGCACCACCCAGATCTACAAAGACAAAACTGTGTGTCTGCCAATCATGGATCCTGTTAGCCGCAGGTATTCAGGCACTGGAGCTAACTCAACCATCAACTCACGCGCTGGAACCAACTCAACCATGACAAACACCACTGCTGCTCACAATATATCTGTGCGTCCTGTGGGGTCACTTCCCCCAGATTTCACCAGATTGACACATGTTGATGCTGTATATGCTGTAACTGAGGGCAAAGCCAACTTGGACATTCAGCAGTATCGCTTCGTCAACCGGTCGTGCTACTTCCACGCGGTGCCCTGGTTCCCCAAGTACTTCTCCTACTTCATTCTGCTCCATACGGTGGCCTTGATGATTTGCAGCAACTTCTGGTTCAGGTACCCCAAGACGAGCTCCAAGATGGAGCACCTGATCTTCATCCTGGAGAAGTGCTTCGAGTCGCCGTGGACCTCGGACGTCCTGTCGCTGGCAGTCACCGAGCAGAGCAGCAGCGACAACGTAAGGGTGCAGGACCGGCGCAAGAGCGCCCCGGCCACTTTAAAGGCTGTCTCCCCGGGGATCCGGGACTCCAGCAAAGCCGGGGTCCAGCCCAACCCGGTGATACAGCGGCAGAACGAGCTGCTGGACAAGAAGGACTGGGAGCGGGCTAAAGCCCTGTTCGAGAAGGTGAAGAAGTTCAAGCTGCATGTGGAGCAGGAGGACAGCATCTACAAACTGTACCTGGGGCAGCTGCTGCTGAAGACCCTGCAGTGCATCATCGTCCTGTGCTACTTCGCTGCCTTCGTCGAGGTGGTGACATTCGACATCATCTGCCGCCCGGGCATAGAGTCGGTGGTCGGCTATAGGGTTTTCATCTGCACTTTCAGCATCGCCCTGCTGCTGCGCAGGCTGCTGTTGCTCTACCTGTGCCTTGTGGGAATCTACGCGCTGCTCTGCTTCCGCACCGTCATCTGGATCATCCGCACCCCGCTCAAGCAGTACTCCTTCGAGAAGCGGGAGAGCCAGCTGAGTGACATTCCCAATGTGAAGAACGACTTTGCCTTCCTCCTGCACCTCATCGACCAGTACGACCCGCTGTACTGCAAACACTTCTCCACCTTCCTGTCCGAGACCAGCGAGAAGAAGCTGAAGTTACTGAGCCTCAACAGTGACTGGACTCCGGGGAAGGTGAGGCAGCAGCTGATCAGAGGCAGCCAGGAGCAGTTAGAACTCCACCTCTTCATGCTGACCGGGGTCCCCGAGGCAGTCTACGACGTGACCGAGATCCAGTCCCTAACGATGGAACTGTGCAAGGGCATCAGTGTGAGCACCAAGGTGACCCAGCTGGTCCACCTGGAGGAGCTCACCATCGTCAACTGCATCGTGACCATCAAACCGGCCGCCCTCTTCTTCCTGAGCAACCAATTGCACTCGCTGTCCGTCACATTCTCCAATCACGAGGAGGTCCCCGAATGGATCGGCAAACTGACCAAATTAAGGTCGCTCTACTTGACGGGGAACGTGAACGCCGACGACAAGAGGCTGGAACTGGAGTTCCTGAAAGAGCTTCGCTACCTGAAAGTCTTTCAGATCAACAGCAACCTCCTGAAGATCCCCTTCAACGTGCTGTACGTGGCGCCCCACCTGGTGGAGCTGTCCATCCTCAACAACAAGAACAAGCTGGAGATGCTCCACAACCTGGGCAGTCTGGTCAACCTGTCCCGCCTCACTCTGCAAAACTGCGACCTGGAGATCATCCCAAATGGCATTTTCCGCCTCTCCAACCTGCAGGAGCTGAACCTCCAGGACAACGAGCTTGCCACCGTGGACGAAATCGAAAACCTGCAGCGCCTGCGCAAGTTGTCCTCCTTGAATCTGAGTTTCAATAAAATCAAGTCCATTCCCGACTCCTTTAGTGTCATCAGCAACCTTGAACACTTTAACGTGTCCAACAATATGATTGAAACATTGCCAAATAGCATGTTCAACATGCCGAAGCTACTACATTTGGAATTGAACAGCAATCTCCTGATTGCCATCCCCCCCAGCATTAAGTACCTCAAAAACCTCAAGTACCTGGATCTAAGCTCCAATAAATTGGAGCATCTACCAGACGAGCTGTTCCAGTGCAAAAAGCTCAAGACCCTGAAGCTAAACAATAACTTGCTCACGTCCATTAGTGGGAAGATCCAACAATGTTCCCAGCTCTTAAGACTAGAACTCAAAGGGAATCCACTGGATGACCTCCCAGTAGAGATAACGCAATGCAGCAAATTGAAGCAAAATGGGCTGATATTGGACGAATACTTGTTTGAGGCACTTCCCATGCAAATCAAAATAGGCATGAGCGCTAACCCCGAACCTCCTGCCGAGATCAGGCTGATAATACCCAGCAATAtgccccaccctgacttggaacactTGGTATAA